A region from the Eptesicus fuscus isolate TK198812 chromosome 1, DD_ASM_mEF_20220401, whole genome shotgun sequence genome encodes:
- the LOC129148860 gene encoding melanoma-associated antigen B10-like: MVQAILRIINAPKQSESHLDMLADNTVVSAFPGVKTDLRIEAGTTQIKERSPSLPWWSRSGGEDPEKTEGPTSPPLATRVTSVPDQCPHASGEEENLREPQQPLAFPSQKSHGQVLTPVPRAAAKKSADASQAESGSEGFRRSPLDQKAMLLAQFMLRKYNMKEPITKEDMMKHVIRKHRPYFQEILKRASELMVLAFGIDVKEADPAGHSYVLVSKLHHAGDSKLSGEIVPRKGLLMTILCVIFMKGNCATEEEIWDVLNAMGIHAGKQHNLHGEPMKLITEDLVKEGYLVYRQVPHSDPPSHEFLWGPQAYAETSKMEVLQFLAKLHGTEPSAFPHWYEEALQDELERTRHRFAAMVRTSSSATELSSASFSIPHKY; encoded by the exons TCTCGGCGTTTCCGGGAGTGAAGACTGATCTGCGGATTGAGGCTGGTACGACTCAGATCAAGGAGAGAAGTCCCAGTCTTCCTTGGTGGTCAAGGAGTGGCGGAGAAGACCCCGAGAAGACTGAG ggGCCCACATCACCTCCTCTTGCCACACGGGTGACCTCTGTCCCTGACCAGTGTCCTCATGCCTCGGGGGAAGAAGA GAACCTCAGGGAGCCGCAGCAGCCACTGGCCTTCCCAAGCCAAAAATCGCATGGCCAAGTTTTGACACCAGTGCCGAGAGCCGCAGCGAAGAAAAGTGCAGATGCCTCCCAGGCAGAGTCGGGGTCTGAGGGTTTCCGCAGAAGCCCTCTAGACCAGAAGGCGATGCTGCTGGCGCAATTCATGCTGCGCAAGTATAACATGAAGGAGCCCATCACCAAGGAAGACATGATGAAGCATGTCATCAGGAAGCACAGGCCCTACTTCCAGGAGATCCTCAAGAGAGCCTCCGAgctgatggtgctggcctttGGCATTGATGTGAAGGAAGCCGACCCTGCCGGGCACAGCTATGTCCTGGTCAGCAAATTGCACCACGCCGGGGATAGCAAGCTGAGTGGGGAGATCGTGCCCAGGAAGGGCCTCCTGATGACAATCCTCTGTGTGATCTTCATGAAGGGCAACTGTGCCACTGAGGAAGAGATCTGGGATGTCCTCAATGCGATGGGTATACATGCTGGCAAGCAGCACAACCTCCACGGGGAGCCCATGAAGCTCATCACAGAAGATCTGGTGAAAGAAGGTTACCTGGTGTACCGCCAGGTGCCCCACAGTGATCCTCCAAGCCACGAGTTCCTGTGGGGCCCGCAAGCCTACGCTGAGACCAGCAAGATGGAAGTGCTGCAGTTCTTAGCCAAGCTTCATGGTACCGAGCCCAGCGCCTTCCCACACTGGTACGAAGAGGCCCTGCAGGATGAGCTGGAGAGAACCCGCCACAGATTCGCGGCTATGGTTCGCACTAGCTCCTCTGCCACTGAGCTTTCCAGCGCCAGCTTCAGCATCCCACACAAGTATTGA